Genomic DNA from Triticum dicoccoides isolate Atlit2015 ecotype Zavitan chromosome 4B, WEW_v2.0, whole genome shotgun sequence:
ACGAACATCAGGAATGTAGTAGTATGTTTCTTGTTTGGCACCTTATATTATTGTTAGTGCTCTTGTTCCTGGCGTTGCTGTGCGATCCTTGCTTGCATACATACAAAACCCGGTTCCAGACTGTCGCCACGGCCCACCCACGGCTTGGAAATTTCAGCTAGATTTCAGCCAATCGCATCTTTTCTTTATGTTATTGTTAGTAAATTGCTTGGTTGTTGACACGGTGGCCGCATCACAGCTGCGAAATATCTACTGGCGTAGGATACAAAGATAAGACGCTGGCAAGTGGCTGTACAGCTTATTCTTGTTTACTTTGTCTTGGACACAGATGCATATCACTGTCAAAGATTGCGACGACGTGCCGTGATGATTGATTATTAGTTGGACGAGCCTGCTGGGGCTGAACATTTGACTTTTCACCAAAACAAGTGATCAGAAGCGCTTCCCCAGTTGGCATCATCCTGCAGACAGCGTTTAGGATGAGCATTATCTTTATCTCCCACTATATATGTATGTGCAGGGTGCTTCGTATAGCTCCCAACTTCCCAAGAACACCCTCAAGCATACAAGCCTTGGGTTTCTACCCTGCACTGAACTAATTGAGAAGCGTATGTGTGCGCTTTTATTCTTTCCACGCTTTTAGTAGTTCATAAGAGTGTCTTGTGTATGCTGGATTTTATTTCTTCTCCCTGGGGCTGCCATAGTACCTTTAAGTTGGGATTCTCGTTCAGATTCCTTTGAAGTATGCTGCGATGGGAACCTGTGATATTGATATTCTGTTTCCCAGATATGGCTATCAAACAGGAGagtggattttttttctttttgcatttTTGATGACATGCTGTTCCAACATAATCTGCGTATTGTTGTTTGTAATACTATTTCCTTTCCCCTGATATGACTACATATTGCAACTAATCAGGTTTTTTCATTTGAGACATTAGCCAGCGTATGCATACGTTAGTCGTTATGTAAGTAAAGCCATGACTATCTGGTTTAGTTCTATGACGCTCTCGTTTATTCATTGGCAGAGTCTCACCAAGAGTGGTCATGAGCCAATCACGCAAAAATATTATATTTTTTAACCTTTTTTTTTGCGTATGGCAGCATTTTTAATCCATGGTTTCTTCCTTTGTAGATAAACCATGGGTGGGGTACTTGGTTTGATACAGATTGATCAATCAACAGTAGCCATCAAGGAGACTTTTGGCAAGTTTGATGCGATCCTGCAACCTGGATGCCACTGCTTGCCATGGTGCCTAGGGCAGCAGATTGCTGGATATCTTTCTCTGCGTGTGCAGCAGCTTGACGTCCGATGCGAAACCAAGACCAAGGTACTTCTGCTGTATTTGATTATTGTTTTGTACTTGGCTGAAGGTCCGAGGAGTCATTTTCATGCATGGGTGAAATACTTATTTGAAGTTCTGTTTTCATTCCATATTATTATTCATTCTGTGTCATTGAGAATACGTGCATACAATATCTATGCTTTCTCATCTGAATGGGATACCTACAATTTAAACTTGAAATAACTTTACAAGCTTGTAACTCTCTGACGATGGATATCATGATTAATCTGCAGGATAATGTCTTTGTCAACGTTGTGGCATCTGTGCAGTACCGTGCTCTTGCTGACAAGGCATCTGATGCCTTTTACAGGCTTAGCAACACCAGGGAGCAAATCCAGTCCTATGTCTTTGATGGTAATATTGCTGTATGATTTGAATTGCAATGCACAATTTCACTGCACAAACAACTTCGCTTCATCTGCTTTGTTCTCTCATCCCATTATGTATTCACCTGAACATTGTGGTTCTATGTTTACTATTGTTCTTCATTTAATGCTAATGGAACTCTATTCATCATGTTCAGTGATCAGGGCTAGCGTTCCAAAGATGAACTTGGATGATGTATTTGAGCAGAAGAATGAAATAGCAAGGGCTGTGGAGGATGAACTTGAAAAGGTTTTTGTTCATCATGCATCGGTCTTCTAAATCATATGGTAGATTTTTACTAATTTAATTTTACCTTTTATGTAGGCAATGTCTGCCTACGGGTACGAGATTGTGCAAACTCTGATTGTTGATATTGAGCCAGATGAACATGTGAAGAGAGCCATGAATGAGATCAATGCAGGCATGTACAAAATCATTTACCGTTTTTATTCTTGGTAGTATCAACTGTCTAGTTTTCCAGCTAAAAAAAACTGTCTGGTTTTACATTTCACATTTGGAGCAATTATTTGCTTTCCAAGAAACAACATAGTTCTTTTTCATGTTGAAAGAAAAAAATGAAGTGAGTCATTGGGCATGGCCTTGAGTAGTCAGCAAATTGAGTAATCGACACTAAGTTAAGTTTCACACGATTATACATATCCTGCCACAGCGCTGTAATtcaacaaaacacacacacacacatgatacATTCCTGCTATATGAGGAGGCATCAGGTCTGCTAATCAGTTTAATTGAAACAAGGGACCCACACCCTTCAGGTTGTTTCTTTTTGTGTCAAATGTGTAATTTTTGACAGTTTTAACCAATAAACTGAGTTACTTTGGAAAGTCAAATCAAGTAGCAACCTATGCTTTAAAATAGTTTAGAAGATTTAAAGGTACCCAGATTAAACTTGCAGACATATGCATCTGTTTCAAGTTGTTATTTACTTGATATCATGTAACGGCTATTTTTTTAGCTAAATCAACTTAAAAATTAATCTCAAGTTACATAAGTTGTCTTACTTCTTCCCTGCACTTTTTTCTTCTCCAAAGTTGTCAGATAAGTACAGAGTTTAATAGAACTGAACACGTTTTGGCTTAGTGTATGTACTAGATGTCTATTACTCTTGTGAACCTTGATCCACAACAGGATAACTACCATGCTGAAGATAGCCAAATGGTATGGCCGTGAGGGATTGAGTATTTAGATGAGAGAATAACTTGGGGAAGTAGAATAATAGATAGATCGTTCTTTCTTGGCTTAACCTTTAGATACATGACATCCTTATATAGTGGATGGTAGACCAGCATACACCCTTGACCTTTCCTAATACAGTTGGACTCCTTCAACCTTTCCTAATACGAACTCCCATCTAAACACCTAGCCTACAAAATATGCTagcctactccctctgttcctcacTGTTCTTGGACTCCCTTCTACCACAATTACATTGACAGGTACATCTTACATTCCAGACTGTTGCATTTATAGGAATTTAACCAATGTGTAGTTAATTGAGACGTTGCCCTCAAGTATGTGTAATTCTGTGAAACACAAATTAAATTTTGTAGCTCTGATATTATAGTATATGAAACTATCAGTTATGGAAATTTACTCTTATATTATAGTTATGTTCATGCTGTGGTTGTCCGTCCTCTATGGAGAGAGATGCACTTAAACCAACCGCATAGTGTGTAAGGATGTCTCTGCAATGGTGATCTTTTGCTTTTGAAATGAGAATGGCTTGGAAGGCTATCATTTTGATTTTCCTTAATAAGAGGGCTCATTTGTACTTGATTTCCTCCCAAAACTTTTTTTTTTCTAAtttctctttttcttatttttttaccTTCATATTGAAAATAGGAGGCAATATTTCTTCTAGTTTTTCGTTCACACTTCGGTTTTGAAGGTCATAGTTGAGTATGGAAATGAGTGGGTTACAGATGTACATATGTGTTTTGAATGGCTTGCACGGCCATGTAACTGCAGTTTTACTTTATGTTTGATTGTAACAAACTGTTCTAGTCAATTACTACTCAAGAACAAGTTAAACTTTTTTCACGATTGTTATATCTGTTTCATGCTATCCCTCTGAAAAGTATGTGCTGTACAGCTTTATAACCTTGCAGCACATATTACCAGATATGTTGGATTAGCAGCTTTTAACTTTTATATTGTAATTTATGTTACAGCTGCTAGGATGAGGTTGGCAGCCACTGAGAAAGCTGAGGCGGAAAAGATTCTGCAGATCAAGAGGGCTGAAGGTGAGGCAGAATCGAAATACTTGGCTGGTGTGGGTATTGCAAGGCAGCGCCAGGCCATAGTGGACGGGCTGAGAGACAGTGTTCTCGCCTTCTCTGAGAATGTGCCTGGGACCTCTTCGAAGGATGTCATGGATATGGTTTTGGTGACCCAGTACTTCGATACCATGAAGGACATTGGGGCCTCTTCCAAGTCTTCAGCAGTGTTCATCCCTCACGGGCCTGGCGCTGTCAAAGACATCGCTTCGCAGATACGAGATGGTCAGCTCCAGGGCAGGATGGTTTGAGGAGTGTTGGAAAATGGATGCCACTTTTATATGCATACTTTTAAGTACATACAGCTTATTCTTATACTATGTGTGAGGTGAGGTGAGGTTGTGCCTAGATGGATGTTAATATCAGTACTTGCTTGGGTTGTGCAACTCGTATCTGTAAAAAATATCAGTTGTGCTATCACTGTGTTCGCAACTATTTGTGAATTGAGAGTGTTATATGTTACTATATGGTTATTATACTATAATTTCTATGTTGCTACTAGTTTTGTCATTTAACTCTTTGAAACCTTGGAATTTTGGAGATTGTTCCGAAGCTCCTCCCACTGGAATTTAGCCGAATAGGCCCCCAGTTTCTCGTTCTTACTACTTAATGACATGTTATTTGGTATTTGGATTTTGTGTGTGTTCATCGTATTGTGAAccgcagttcattgtattgtcatgTGAGCCGCAGCTTGTTATGCTCTATGCTGAATGGCAGCAGAGGTTCGCACCCTGCTCCCCACTTGATGTAAAAACAAATGCAGACTTCGATACTCCACATTTCAAGAAAGGTCGAGTCCAATACCAAAAATCTTTAAGAGGTACATTCATGCCACAGTTTACCACGGATTTGATACAAGGTGGACAACTTTGTGTGTACCAAAATCTAGATGATCATGCAATGCTGGATGCAAATATGTAGCTCCAGGAAGATTAAAGCACAATAATATATGCCAGTCGAACGAACAATTCCTGCACCAACTTGTGGATATGTCACTCACTAGCTGCATGCATTGCCTGAAAGCTGTTTCATTCTTCTCAAGCAACAACCCATGGAAACCTCAGCCGCTCGCTGGTGCTGCAGCCTCTGCTGCCTTACCCTCGAGCTCGAGGAGTCGAGCCACAATCTCCTGCTTCTTCGCCTTCAGGTCGTCGATTTTCACATCGATCTTCTCTAGCTTTGCCCTCAGCTTGGCCGTGTCAGTTACCTCTCcgaccttctctttcttttccttgcCCTCCTTGCTCTTTTCTTTCTTCTCCTTCTTGTCCTTCTTTTCCTTCGCCGGTTTGGCCTCTCTGGCGTGTTCCTTAATGAATAAGAACGTACGTGTTCATCAGACTTTTCTGCATTTTTATGACATGCACGTTGCATTGATGTGGTTGTTGAGACATTTCATTTATTTGATGCAAGTTTCAGATGATTACCTTGTCCTTCTTCTCCTTGGGGTGAGTTGCATCTGTAGCTTCCATCTGCATTTTGGGGCAGCAGGGCGGATTAGCATTCGGACATGGATTCGATTCATAATCAATAAATTCAGGGGTAGCGGCAAAGGAAGCTAACTTGCCTTTGTCAAGATAACAATGATTCTGGTGAAAACAGAGATAAATTCTGGTTGTTTCAGATTGATCCCTATATAAGTGTAAATAAGCTTCGACACCTGTGAACCGTAAATTAAATGTTTGCTTCGATCAATCCAGTTTTATAGTTGTGTTGGTTGCAGCAATTTAGTTCTATAATTAGTTCTGTTTGGATTAATTTGGGCACGGTGTGTGTCTGGATAAGAGGAAAAGTCTCGACAAAGGGAGCAAACCCACATGTGTTTCATCATCCAACTAAAAATAGTAATGCACGCGTTGTTGCATCCATCAATTTACTTTATTTCGGGTTTATTATGATACGGAAATCTATGCAAGTATTAGAGAACATTCATGATGATGTCGACAATTTAACACAAAGAATAACAATAGGTGGCATGATTCCTCTGATCAAAAGTTTTGGTCTTTTTGCACTTGCATCTTAAGATCAAACTATTAGGCAAGACTAATGAGTTGTCACAATCTTTGCAATGGAAAGGTCAAAACATTGTTCGTGCAATGTGTTTGATTGGGGCCACATTGCAGAAACTTCAAGATGCAAGATAAAATAGTGGGTATCACCCCTTGAAAGACATGATGGCTGTTTTTTTGTTAAACACAACATTACATTGCCAAGCATGGATGGTACAATACCCGCTCGAGGTCGTTCAAGGGGCGTGGTGGTCAAATGGTAACTTACTAGTGATTGGGGCGCCACCATGTGACGCCGCTTGAGAGGAAACTGTGCGCACGTTTCTATTTAAAAAAAAATACATAAAGTCCTCGCATCCGTCTAAAAAACATCTTTAAAAAAATCATCACCTTCATCTAAAAAAAggtaaaaaagaaaaaataaataattaCCACACCAGCCTACCAGCGAGTGCCATTTTGCATAACCCTCCATTTAAAAAATACCAAAGGTCCTCATCTCCATCTaaaaatatatttaaaaacaaATTCACACCTTCATCTAAAAAAAATTGCAAAAGATTTCTCACTGCAGCCAATCAGCTTGCGCCACATGGCATAGCTGGTTGGCGGCCCTTCACACGTAGTTTAATGGTTTTAATTGTCACCACTACAGGTATGAAATATTCAATGTTGTGCATGACCAAATCATTACCGAGTTTAATAAATGCTTTGCTGAAAGATCTACTCAATTGTTGAGATGCATTGCTTTTCTTGATCCAAGGAACTGATTTGCTAATTTTGATGAAGACGAACATGTTGGACTTGCCGAGATGTATGTTGGTGACTTCTCCATAAACGAGATTTCTTGTGTCCACAAAAACCAACTTGAATCATTCATTTGCTGATGTGAGAGCTAATCCAGATTCTGTGAGTTGTAATAACCATAGTTTTCTTGATGTGAAGATGCTTTAGATTAATAGACatgtcatttttttatttggtaTTTTGTCTCATTGAGTTGCAACATTGATTTTATCAGTTGCAACCACATCAGTGGAAAGAGATTTCTTAGCTATGAGTATTATCAAGACTGAGTTAACGTATAAAATGGGTTGATGATTGGATGACTTATAGCATGGAGTGCTGTATTGAGCGAGACATATTTGCAAGTATTGATGATAATGCTATTGCATATCTCTTTCAATCCTAAATATCTCGCAAAGGGGTTTGCCTCGTCATAGTCGTAAGTTTTTAGATTTGTATCAACGATAATTATTTCACTTTATATTTATGACTTTTCTTAAAATTATACTTTTGATGCCTTTGAGGTGTTGGTTCTTCTTCTACCATTGATCATGTTATGAGAGGCACAAATGAAGTAAAAATTTGATTCAACACTATTTTTTACTCTCATATTATTGTTTGAAGTTTTATCATGTGTTGGTTCACATTATAGATTTATTGAGCAATTGAGCTTTGTTTTGTATGTTTCCGCACACATTTTTGTTGGAACAAATAACA
This window encodes:
- the LOC119291869 gene encoding hypersensitive-induced response protein 1, which produces MGGVLGLIQIDQSTVAIKETFGKFDAILQPGCHCLPWCLGQQIAGYLSLRVQQLDVRCETKTKDNVFVNVVASVQYRALADKASDAFYRLSNTREQIQSYVFDVIRASVPKMNLDDVFEQKNEIARAVEDELEKAMSAYGYEIVQTLIVDIEPDEHVKRAMNEINAAARMRLAATEKAEAEKILQIKRAEGEAESKYLAGVGIARQRQAIVDGLRDSVLAFSENVPGTSSKDVMDMVLVTQYFDTMKDIGASSKSSAVFIPHGPGAVKDIASQIRDGQLQGRMV
- the LOC119294074 gene encoding protein PXR1-like — its product is MEATDATHPKEKKDKEHAREAKPAKEKKDKKEKKEKSKEGKEKKEKVGEVTDTAKLRAKLEKIDVKIDDLKAKKQEIVARLLELEGKAAEAAAPASG